A single window of Nomascus leucogenys isolate Asia chromosome 18, Asia_NLE_v1, whole genome shotgun sequence DNA harbors:
- the ARL6IP1 gene encoding ADP-ribosylation factor-like protein 6-interacting protein 1 — protein sequence MKVAWARRDCIPETMAEGDNRSTNLLAAETASLEEQLQGWGEVMLMADKVLRWERAWFPPAIMGVVSLVFLIIYYLDPSVLSGVSCFVMFLCLADYLVPILAPRIFGSNKWTTEQQQRFHEICSNLVKTRRRAVGWWKRLFTLKEEKPKMYFMTMIVSLAAVAWVGQQVHNLLLTYLIVTSLLLLPGLNQHGIISKYIGMAKREINKLLKQKEKKNE from the exons ATGAAGGTGGCCTGGGCTCGTAGAGACTGCATCCCCGAGACGATGGCTGAGGGAGATAATCGCAGCACCAACCTGCTG GCTGCAGAGACTGCAAGTCTGGAAGAACAGCTGCAAGGATGGGGAGAAGTGATGCTGATGGCTGATAAAGTCCTCCGATGGGAAAGAGCCTGGTTTCCACCTGCCATCATGGGTGTGGTTTCTTTGGTGTTTCT gaTTATCTACTATCTAGATCCATCTGTTCTGTCCGGCGTTTcctgttttgttatgtttttgtgCTTGGCTGACTACCTTGTTCCCATTCTAGCGCCTAGAATTTTTGGCTCCAATAAATG gaCCACTGAACAACAGCAAAGATTCCATGAAATTTGCAGCAATCTAGTAAAAACTCGACGCAGAGCTGTTGGTTGGTGGAAACGCCTCTTCACactaaaggaagaaaaacctAAGATG TACTTCATGACCATGATCGTTTCCCTTGCTGCGGTTGCTTGGGTGGGACAACAAGTCCACAACCTGCTTCTCACCTACCTGATAG tgactTCCTTACTATTGCTTCCTGGGCTAAACCAACATGGAATCATTTCGAAGTACATTGGAATGGCCAAGAGGGAGATAAACAAActtctcaaacaaaaagaaaagaaaaatgaatga
- the RPS15A gene encoding 40S ribosomal protein S15a, which yields MVRMNVLADALKSINNAEKRGKRQVLIRPCSKVIVRFLTVMMKHGYIGEFEIIDDHRAGKIVVNLTGRLNKCGVISPRFDVQLKDLEKWQNNLLPSRQFGFIVLTTSAGIMDHEEARRKHTGGKILGFFF from the exons ATGGTGCGCATGAATGTCCTGGCGGATGCTCTCAAGAGCATCAACAATGCCGAAAAGAGAGGCAAACGCCAGGTGCTTATTAGGCCGTGCTCCAAAGTCATCGTCCGGTTTCTCACTGTGATGATGAAGCATG GTTACATTGGCGAATTTGAAATCATTGATGACCACAGAGCTGGGAAAATTGTTGTGAACCTCACAGGCAGGCTAAACAAG tgCGGAGTGATCAGCCCCAGATTTGACGTGCAACTCAAAGACCTGGAAAAATGGCAGAATAATCTGCTTCCATCCCGCCAGTTTGG TTTCATTGTACTGACAACCTCAGCTGGCATCATGGACCATGAAGAAGCAAGACGAAAACACACAGGAGGGAAAATCCTGGGATTCTTTTTCTAG